One part of the Denticeps clupeoides chromosome 8, fDenClu1.1, whole genome shotgun sequence genome encodes these proteins:
- the nt5c2a gene encoding 5'-nucleotidase, cytosolic IIa isoform X5 yields the protein MLGLRHRAKMTTSWSDRLQDYADLPPNMDVLSMKMFRRDAHHRVFVNRSLAMEKIKCFGFDMDYTLAVYKSPEYESLGFDLTVERLVSIGYPQELLNFVYDSAFPTRGLVFDTMYGNLLKVDAYGNILVCVHGFNFMRGPEIRELYPNKFIQRGDTDRFYILNTLFNLPETYMFACLVDFFTNCPRYASCETGFKDGDLFMSFKSMFQDVRDAVDWVHFKGSLKEKTVENLEKYVVKDAKLPLLLSRMNEVGKVFLVTNSDFKYTDKIMTYLFDFPHGPKVGTPHRPWQSYFELILVDAKKPVFFGEGTVLRQVDTTTGRLKIGTYTGPLQHGIVYSGGSSDIVCDLLGAKGKDILYIGDHIFGDILKSKKRQGWRTFLVIPELAQELHVWTDKSALFEQLQTLDVSLADLYKHLDSSSNERPDISMLQKKIKEVTHDMDMCYGMMGSLFRSGSRQTLFASQVMRYADLYAASFINLLYYPFSYLFRAAHVLMPHESTVEHIHVSIADTESPMATRNRHFTDFRDHKSKRHQLTRSISEIQPPHLFPETPQEITHCHDEDDDEEEEE from the exons ATG CTCGGCCTCCGGCACCGTGCGAAGATGACGACCTCGTGGAGCGACCGCCTGCAGGACTACGCCGACCTCCCTCCCAACATGGACGTTTTGTCCATGAAGATGTTCAGGCGGGACGCCCACCACAG AGTGTTCGTAAACAGGAGTTTGGCGATGGAGAAGATAAAATGCTTCGGCTTTGACATGGATTACACGTTAGCAG TGTACAAGTCTCCAGAATACGAGTCACTGGGCTTTGACCTCACTGTGGAGAGGCTAGTTTCTATTGGCTACCCTCAGGAGCTGCTAAATTTTGTGTATGACTCCGCCTTCCCCACAAG AGGCCTGGTATTTGACACCATGTATGGAAATCTGCTGAAAGTGGATGCTTATGGgaacattttggtgtgtgtccaTGGGTTCAATTTCATGCGGGG GCCTGAGATCAGGGAACTTTATCCAAATAAGTTCATACAGCGTGGAGATACTGACCGGTTTTACATCCTCAACACTCTCTTCAATCTGCCAG AAACATACATGTTTGCCTGCCTGGTAGACTTCTTCACTAACTGCCCCAGATATGCAAG CTGTGAAACGGGCTTCAAAGATGGCGACCTCTTCATGTCGTTCAAGAGCATGTTCCAGGACGTCAGGGATGCCGTGGACTGGGTGCACTTCAAG gGATCGCTAAAGGAAAAGACAGTTGAAAACCTTGAAAAGTACGTGGTGAAAGAT GCGAAGCTGCCCCTGCTTCTGAGCCGGATGAATGAAGTAGGGAAAGTGTTTCTGGTGACCAACAGCGACTTCAAGTACACGGAT AAAATCATGACCTACCTGTTCGATTTTCCACACGGCCCAAAA GTGGGTACACCGCATCGGCCCTGGCAGTCCTACTTTGAGCTGATCCTGGTTGATGCCAAAAAGCCAGTGTTCTTTGGCGAGGGTACCGTCCTTCGACAGGTGGACACG ACCACGGGCCGGCTGAAGATTGGGACCTACACTGGCCCTCTGCAGCACGGCATTGTGTACTCGGGAG GCTCCTCCGACATTGTCTGTGACTTGCTGGGTGCCAAGGGCAAGGACATCCTTTACATTGGAGATCACATCTTTGGGGACATCTTGAAGTCCAAGAAGCGTCAGGGCTGGAGGACCTTCCTGGTGATTCCTGAGCTGGCCCAGGAGCTGCACGTCTGGACAGACAAGAGTG CTCTGTTTGAGCAGTTGCAGACTTTGGATGTATCCCTGGCGGACCTCTACAA GCATttggacagcagcagcaacgAAAGGCCCGACATTAGCATGCTGCAAAAAAAGATAAAG GAAGTCACCCACGACATGGACATGTGCTACGGCATGATGGGCAGCCTGTTCCGCAGCGGCTCCCGGCAGACCCTGTTTGCGTCCCAGGTGATGCGTTACGCCGACCTGTACGCCGCCTCCTTCATCAACCTGCTGTACTACCCGTTCAGCTACCTGTTCAGAGCTGCTCATGTGCTG atgcctCACGAGTCCACTGTGGAGCACATCCACGTCAGCATCGCCGACACAGAATCGCCCATGGCGACACGCAATCGCCACTTCACAGACTTCCGGGATCACAAGAGCAAGAGGCATCAGCTGACCCGCTCCATCAGCGAGATCCAGCCTCCTCATCTGTTCCCCGAGACCCCGCAGGAGATCACGCACTGCCACGATGAGGATGATgacgaagaggaggaagagtaG